Proteins co-encoded in one Halococcoides cellulosivorans genomic window:
- a CDS encoding GIY-YIG nuclease family protein produces the protein MDPGTYTLIVELARDRTITVGALGERPFPAGAYAYTGSAFGPGGLARVDRHREIASGERETRHWHVDYLLGDAAATIESVVTAPEADIECAVARSIDAGVQGFGASDCDCESHLAHAGDVSALRRTVDDAHAAHR, from the coding sequence GTGGACCCTGGGACCTACACGCTGATCGTCGAACTGGCCCGCGATCGCACGATCACGGTCGGTGCACTCGGTGAGCGACCGTTCCCGGCCGGCGCGTACGCCTACACCGGGAGCGCGTTCGGCCCCGGCGGGTTGGCCCGCGTCGATCGCCACCGTGAGATCGCCAGCGGCGAGCGCGAGACCCGCCACTGGCACGTCGACTACCTGCTGGGCGATGCCGCTGCGACCATCGAGAGCGTCGTCACGGCCCCCGAGGCGGACATCGAGTGTGCGGTCGCACGGTCGATCGACGCCGGCGTCCAGGGGTTCGGCGCGAGTGACTGTGACTGTGAGAGCCACCTCGCGCACGCGGGCGACGTGAGCGCCCTCCGGCGGACGGTCGACGACGCCCACGCCGCTCACCGCTGA
- a CDS encoding ferredoxin: protein MPEVDQNICTGCQICAQTAPEVFEMKDDGLAHAISDESTPEAEQAAQQCPVDAISL from the coding sequence ATGCCCGAAGTCGATCAAAACATCTGCACTGGCTGTCAGATCTGTGCGCAAACTGCCCCCGAAGTCTTCGAGATGAAAGACGACGGTCTCGCTCACGCGATCAGCGACGAGTCCACGCCGGAGGCCGAGCAGGCGGCTCAGCAGTGTCCGGTCGACGCCATCTCGCTGTAG